From Candoia aspera isolate rCanAsp1 chromosome 4, rCanAsp1.hap2, whole genome shotgun sequence, a single genomic window includes:
- the TMEM219 gene encoding insulin-like growth factor-binding protein 3 receptor isoform X1 gives MEQECLALVAACVQTSQLLVQQWMLNRRTVIFAIARILQRRRFRRSTAVLRRILSASVRRKRALLRLHRNAIVSVVTMVYSSSPALHYEHELMALSERSHWMLPRCSEWWERMISSEQDDKCWISLFRMSRSTLMYIAEELRPALQRRDTGMRSHIPVEKRVAMTIWKLAHHDSYKTVSELFGVGISSACSIFEEVCEEINSRLLAQTIMLGDPQDIMEGFKDMGFPNCLGAIDAIHISILCPPFSADSYINCKGFYSMVLQALVDSKSRFTDIYVGFPERSHDSRILHNSPFFNSMDDGAFGPQTPTVLEGVSMTPVVIGDHAYPLRPWLMKPYPAPKTGAQEKFNDRLAKCRMCVERAFGVLRARWRCLQMRLDVREKLIPVVIATCCILHNICEIKGDELLEPLEGPTAADTQNASARPRVPLSEAGLTKRACQIRAAYCSYFEKNPL, from the coding sequence ATGGAGCAAGAGTGCTTGGCTCTTGTGGCTGCCTGTGTTCAGACTTCTCAATTACTAGTGCAACAATGGATGCTGAACAGGCGCACGGTGATATTTGCAATAGCAAGGATTCTTCAGCGGAGGCGCTTCCGCCGATCAACCGCAGTGCTGAGGCGCATCCTCTCAGCTAGCGTTCGTCGTAAGAGAGCCTTGCTACGGCTTCATCGCAATGCCATAGTCTCTGTAGTTACTATGGTATACTCATCTTCACCTGCACTGCACTATGAGCATGAGCTGATGGCCCTCTCTGAGCGATCACACTGGATGCTTCCGAGATGTAGCGAATGGTGGGAGCGAATGATTTCTTCAGAACAGGATGATAAGTGTTGGATTTCTTTATTCAGAATGTCACGCTCTACACTGATGTATATTGCTGAGGAACTGCGTCCTGCACTACAGCGTCGAGACACTGGCATGAGGTCACACATTCCTGTTGAAAAAAGGGTGGCCATGACCATTTGGAAACTGGCACATCATGACAGTTACAAGACTGTCTCAGAGCTCTTTGGGGTGggaatatcatcagcatgctcAATATTTGAAGAGGTCTGTGAGGAAATAAATAGTAGACTCCTGGCCCAAACAATTATGCTGGGAGATCCACAAGATATTATGGAAGGCTTCAAGGACATGGGCTTTCCCAACTGCCTTGGTGCGATTGATGCAATACACATCTCCATTCTCTGCCCTCCCTTCTCTGCTGACTCCTACATTAATTGCAAAGGCTTCTATTCGATGGTGTTGCAGGCTCTGGTGGATAGTAAATCTCGTTTTACTGATATTTATGTTGGGTTTCCAGAGAGATCCCATGATTCCCGCATCTTGCATAATTCTCCTTTTTTCAACAGCATGGATGACGGTGCATTTGGCCCACAAACTCCAACAGTGCTAGAAGGGGTTTCAATGACTCCTGTTGTCATTGGAGATCATGCATACCCACTTCGCCCCTGGCTAATGAAGCCATATCCGGCACCAAAAACGGGGGCCCAAGAAAAGTTCAATGATAGGCTCGCCAAATGCCGAATGTGTGTGGAGAGAGCTTTTGGGGTCTTGAGAGCTCGCTGGAGATGTTTGCAAATGAGGCTAGATGTGAGAGAGAAGCTCATTCCTGTGGTCATAGCTACGTGCTGCATCCTACATAATATTTGTGAGATCAAAGGTGATGAGTTGCTAGAACCATTGGAAGGTCCTACAGCTGCTGATACCCAGAATGCTTCAGCCAGGCCAAGGGTGCCACTGTCAGAAGCTGGACTTACCAAGAGAGCTTGTCAGATCAGGGCGGCATATTGCTCCTATTTTGAAAAGAACCCTCTCTAG